Proteins encoded within one genomic window of Bacillus sp. 1NLA3E:
- a CDS encoding fumarylacetoacetate hydrolase family protein → MLQRTQTIVRYQNRNGRIYYGIVEDDEILQLSSNFTEIVANELKFDGVRIKYDDVKILEPVSPSKVVNFGWTYAAHAKETGGQANLKEPFLFLKPRTSLIPDRGEIILPPSHLTQQVEMEGEVALVIGKRGKNIKEEEALDYVFGCTIFNDVTARDLTKKDPQFTRGKGFDTFGPLGPCLVTGIDPTNLRIVTTLNGKVVQDGNTNQMSLSIPFLISWVSQIMTLEPGDILATGSPAGSCPMKSGDIVSVEVEKIGKLSNYVM, encoded by the coding sequence ATGCTGCAACGAACACAAACAATCGTTCGTTATCAGAATCGTAACGGTAGAATATATTACGGAATTGTTGAGGATGATGAAATTTTACAATTGTCCAGTAATTTTACTGAGATTGTAGCTAATGAACTAAAATTTGATGGTGTAAGAATTAAATATGATGATGTGAAAATACTAGAGCCTGTGTCGCCATCAAAAGTGGTTAACTTTGGCTGGACCTATGCTGCACATGCAAAAGAGACGGGTGGTCAGGCCAATCTCAAAGAACCCTTTTTATTTTTAAAACCTAGAACTTCCTTGATTCCAGACCGGGGAGAAATCATTCTCCCGCCAAGTCATTTAACCCAGCAGGTGGAGATGGAGGGAGAAGTGGCGCTGGTTATTGGGAAAAGAGGCAAAAATATTAAAGAAGAAGAGGCTTTGGATTATGTATTTGGCTGTACGATCTTTAACGATGTAACGGCAAGAGATCTTACCAAAAAAGATCCACAGTTTACACGCGGTAAAGGCTTTGACACTTTTGGGCCGTTGGGACCGTGTCTTGTGACAGGTATAGATCCAACCAATTTACGCATAGTTACAACTTTAAACGGCAAGGTCGTACAAGATGGTAATACCAACCAGATGTCATTGTCCATTCCTTTCCTTATTAGCTGGGTTTCACAAATTATGACGCTGGAGCCGGGTGATATTTTGGCTACTGGTTCACCTGCTGGTAGTTGTCCAATGAAGTCAGGAGACATCGTATCTGTGGAAGTAGAGAAAATCGGCAAGTTATCTAATTATGTAATGTAG
- a CDS encoding 2-hydroxycarboxylate transporter family protein: MGLKKEIPVFEETTIAASTKTSFINYNMYGLPLWAWFAGALIFAFGTMTKSFPISFAGDVLVLIVVGFFFGKVGDTLPIWKDYLGGGSLLAFLGASYLVSTGVISEDVAGGVRTLFDDMGMLDFFIAVIITSSILSINRKFLAKAIGGFIPLVLVGTAVAFIMAIVGGWIVGVNYKDVIVNYALPIMGGGNGAGAIPMSQIWGEVTGKDPKIWYSSAITILTIANIFAIMVGALLNGLGKKVPKWTGNGELIKGQITEKNGAKEKNTATMEDAGFGLLVAVGFFGLANVIGVGLLPKVGPFSIHPYAYMVVLLIIANALDIIPQRAKDGVKKVNEFMMGKMLFVFLAGVGITYTDFSALVHALSLQTAVICLFTVFGAVIGSWLFAKVVGFYEIEAAIAGGLCHVNRGGSGDLEILGASNRMILMSYAQLATRLGGAIILVLASLFFGLWAK; encoded by the coding sequence ATGGGATTAAAAAAAGAAATACCGGTATTCGAAGAGACAACGATTGCGGCCTCTACAAAAACAAGTTTTATAAACTATAATATGTACGGTTTGCCGTTATGGGCATGGTTTGCCGGTGCACTGATTTTTGCCTTCGGAACAATGACGAAATCTTTCCCTATTAGCTTTGCCGGGGATGTTCTCGTTTTAATTGTTGTTGGCTTTTTCTTTGGAAAAGTTGGCGACACACTTCCAATCTGGAAGGATTATCTTGGCGGCGGTTCCCTGCTTGCTTTCTTGGGCGCTTCCTATTTGGTATCTACAGGAGTCATTTCGGAAGATGTAGCTGGTGGAGTTAGGACTCTTTTCGATGATATGGGTATGCTGGACTTCTTTATTGCCGTCATTATCACAAGTTCTATTCTTTCTATTAATCGAAAGTTTCTAGCTAAAGCAATCGGTGGATTTATCCCATTAGTTCTTGTTGGTACTGCTGTCGCCTTTATCATGGCGATTGTTGGCGGATGGATTGTTGGCGTCAATTATAAAGATGTAATCGTGAACTATGCTCTACCAATCATGGGCGGAGGAAATGGTGCTGGTGCCATTCCAATGAGCCAAATTTGGGGAGAAGTTACTGGAAAGGATCCTAAAATCTGGTACTCTTCTGCCATTACCATCTTAACGATTGCCAATATTTTCGCAATTATGGTAGGTGCTTTATTAAATGGCCTTGGAAAGAAAGTGCCGAAATGGACAGGAAATGGCGAATTAATTAAAGGGCAAATTACTGAGAAAAATGGAGCAAAAGAAAAAAATACTGCCACGATGGAAGATGCTGGCTTTGGTTTACTTGTTGCTGTTGGTTTCTTTGGTTTAGCAAATGTAATTGGAGTTGGTTTGCTTCCAAAAGTTGGTCCATTCTCTATTCACCCTTATGCCTATATGGTCGTTCTATTAATCATCGCCAATGCACTTGATATTATTCCACAACGTGCAAAAGATGGTGTTAAAAAAGTTAATGAATTTATGATGGGTAAAATGTTATTCGTCTTCTTAGCAGGTGTTGGTATCACTTATACTGATTTTAGCGCATTAGTCCATGCACTATCACTTCAAACGGCCGTTATCTGTTTATTTACAGTCTTTGGAGCTGTAATTGGAAGTTGGTTGTTTGCGAAAGTGGTCGGATTCTATGAAATTGAAGCAGCAATCGCCGGAGGCTTATGTCACGTTAACCGCGGAGGATCGGGTGATCTTGAAATATTAGGCGCATCTAATCGAATGATCTTAATGTCCTATGCTCAGTTAGCTACCCGTCTGGGTGGAGCGATCATTCTTGTGCTTGCGAGCCTTTTCTTTGGCCTATGGGCTAAGTAA
- the citX gene encoding citrate lyase holo-[acyl-carrier protein] synthase, with product MIRAKETTLEQILESREYRAAHQKELIEKYRLPLVSFKVNIPGPVKRTHESSIIFQEGCNALVKTLKKAGSYLESFETNMTITGYEAYFVVKMDERALKTYMVEIENEHPLGRLFDLDVIGSDGVPISREGFGHSKRKCLLCDEDAHSCGRSRKHPIEELTQKIQSMVDSYI from the coding sequence ATGATCAGAGCCAAAGAAACAACACTTGAGCAAATATTAGAGTCTCGCGAATATAGAGCTGCTCATCAGAAGGAATTAATTGAGAAATACAGGCTCCCTTTAGTATCATTCAAAGTCAATATACCAGGTCCGGTCAAGAGAACACATGAGAGCAGTATTATTTTTCAAGAGGGATGCAATGCATTAGTGAAAACACTAAAAAAGGCTGGCTCATATCTGGAATCTTTTGAAACCAACATGACCATTACGGGATATGAGGCATATTTTGTTGTAAAAATGGATGAACGGGCTTTAAAAACTTATATGGTTGAGATTGAGAACGAGCATCCGCTAGGGCGGCTGTTTGATCTTGATGTAATCGGATCGGATGGAGTACCCATTTCCAGGGAGGGCTTTGGTCATTCAAAAAGGAAATGCCTGCTCTGTGATGAGGATGCTCATAGCTGCGGCCGGAGCAGAAAGCATCCAATAGAGGAGCTGACGCAAAAGATTCAAAGTATGGTAGATTCTTATATATAG
- the citE gene encoding citrate (pro-3S)-lyase subunit beta — MSRLRRSMLYVPGNNPGMIRDANIYGADSIMFDLEDSVSLNEKDSARQLVYEALKNMDYGQTEILVRVNGLDTPFGRDDFEAIVRAKPNAIRLPKTETPEDVEEADELITRIEREAGMEYGTIKLMAAVESALGVINAYKIATASKRLIGIAIGAEDFVTNLKTTRSKEGIELLTARSQILFAARAAGIDALDTVFSDVDDEEGFIQEVKLIKQLGFDGKSLINPRQINIVHNIYSPTEAEIKKSFAVIAAAKEAEQKGSGVISLNGKMIDKPIVERAYRVLELAKAVKSVSIEEMLQYV; from the coding sequence ATGAGCAGACTTAGAAGAAGCATGTTATATGTTCCAGGCAACAACCCGGGTATGATCAGGGATGCAAATATCTATGGAGCAGACTCAATTATGTTTGATTTAGAGGATTCTGTATCTCTTAATGAAAAGGATTCAGCTAGACAATTAGTCTATGAAGCTCTGAAAAACATGGATTATGGACAGACGGAAATCCTTGTACGCGTCAATGGCTTAGATACACCTTTTGGAAGAGACGACTTTGAAGCGATTGTTAGAGCAAAACCTAATGCTATCCGACTACCCAAAACGGAAACACCGGAAGATGTTGAGGAAGCGGATGAATTAATTACTCGAATTGAACGAGAAGCTGGGATGGAATATGGAACCATCAAGCTAATGGCAGCAGTTGAAAGTGCGTTAGGGGTTATTAATGCCTATAAAATTGCAACAGCAAGTAAGCGATTAATTGGTATCGCCATTGGTGCAGAGGATTTTGTAACAAATTTAAAAACGACAAGATCAAAAGAGGGCATTGAATTGCTGACAGCCAGAAGCCAAATCCTCTTTGCTGCTCGGGCGGCAGGTATAGATGCCCTCGATACTGTTTTTTCTGATGTGGATGATGAAGAAGGATTTATCCAAGAAGTCAAACTGATTAAACAATTGGGATTTGACGGGAAATCCCTTATTAACCCTCGGCAAATTAATATTGTCCATAATATCTATTCGCCAACTGAAGCTGAAATTAAGAAATCTTTTGCGGTTATTGCTGCAGCGAAAGAAGCTGAGCAAAAAGGATCGGGAGTTATCAGTCTGAATGGCAAAATGATTGATAAGCCAATCGTCGAAAGAGCGTACAGAGTACTTGAACTAGCTAAGGCTGTAAAAAGTGTTAGCATTGAGGAGATGTTACAATATGTTTAA
- the rlmH gene encoding 23S rRNA (pseudouridine(1915)-N(3))-methyltransferase RlmH: protein MNILIITVGKLKEKYLKQGIDEFVKRMSSYAKLEMIEVADEKAPEELSLAEMDQVKQKEGERILNKIPQDTYVIALAIDGKMKSSEELAEDLDKLATYGKSKIAFVIGGSLGLSDEVLRRANDKLSFSRMTFPHQLMRLILVEQIYRAFRINRGEPYHK, encoded by the coding sequence GTGAATATCTTAATTATTACGGTTGGAAAACTGAAAGAAAAATACTTGAAACAAGGAATAGATGAGTTTGTGAAAAGAATGTCCAGTTATGCGAAACTAGAGATGATTGAAGTGGCCGATGAGAAAGCACCTGAAGAATTGAGTTTAGCGGAAATGGATCAGGTGAAGCAAAAAGAAGGCGAGCGAATATTAAATAAGATCCCCCAGGATACATATGTTATTGCATTGGCTATTGACGGAAAAATGAAATCATCCGAGGAGTTGGCGGAAGACTTGGATAAGCTGGCGACGTACGGAAAAAGCAAAATTGCCTTCGTTATTGGCGGGTCTTTAGGGTTGAGTGATGAAGTTCTCAGACGAGCAAATGATAAATTGTCCTTCTCTAGAATGACTTTCCCCCACCAACTTATGCGCTTAATTCTTGTTGAACAAATTTATAGGGCATTCCGGATAAACCGGGGAGAACCTTATCATAAATAG
- a CDS encoding ATP-binding protein gives MRLQTKLSLLILSLLLFIILVFSFYFHSLISNSLTNQLGDRVLSIAETVASIPEIKQAFSEKDPSKIIQPIAEKIRKQTGAEFVVVGNTEKKRYSHPVPDRIGESMVGKDNNEALKGKYIISQERGTLGPSLRGIVPIYNQNGKILGIVAVGYSLQDVDNIAINYRKKIILISLGVILVGIIGALLIANGMKRAILGLEPKEITQLYQENKAVLESVKEGIVAVNLDGIITMVNQQAINMLQWPNEKDVLRANILDISPYSPLLEIIEKGKAVFDKEFSLNDEFFIANYLPIMSEKGSITGWVSSFRSKSELSRLTQELAQVRQYSEALRAQTHEYSNKLYMISGLIQLQSYQEAIDFIAREFDIHQNLLNFIKQEISDVMIGGLLIGKFNQANELKIHFDIDRESSFKEIPEGIERDSLTTIIGNLIDNAMEAVMKPGANAKNIKIYFSDFGNDLILEVEDSGIGISPEIEDKIFERGFSTKKLENHGVGLFLVQKIIKKLNGYISYTPNPDGGSVFTVIIPKS, from the coding sequence ATGCGATTACAAACGAAGTTATCATTATTAATCTTATCCTTGCTGTTATTCATCATTCTTGTGTTTAGCTTTTATTTCCATTCGTTAATTTCAAATTCCTTAACCAACCAACTTGGGGATAGAGTCTTATCGATTGCCGAAACTGTGGCATCTATTCCTGAAATTAAGCAGGCATTTTCGGAAAAAGACCCCTCAAAAATCATTCAACCTATAGCTGAAAAAATCCGAAAGCAAACTGGTGCAGAATTTGTTGTGGTTGGTAATACTGAAAAAAAACGTTACTCCCACCCCGTTCCTGACCGGATTGGAGAAAGCATGGTCGGTAAAGATAATAACGAGGCATTAAAAGGAAAGTATATTATTTCGCAGGAAAGAGGCACCCTAGGACCATCCCTAAGAGGAATAGTCCCCATCTATAATCAAAATGGAAAAATACTTGGAATTGTAGCAGTAGGTTACTCACTTCAAGATGTTGATAACATTGCGATAAATTATCGTAAAAAAATCATTCTGATTTCCTTGGGCGTTATTCTTGTTGGTATTATTGGTGCACTGCTAATCGCTAATGGTATGAAACGAGCTATCCTTGGATTAGAGCCGAAAGAAATTACCCAATTATATCAAGAAAATAAGGCCGTTTTGGAATCAGTCAAAGAAGGAATTGTCGCGGTAAATTTGGATGGAATCATTACTATGGTTAATCAACAAGCCATAAATATGCTCCAATGGCCAAATGAAAAGGATGTCCTTAGGGCAAACATCCTAGATATTTCACCATACTCCCCTTTGTTAGAAATCATTGAAAAAGGGAAAGCAGTATTTGACAAGGAATTTTCTCTTAATGATGAATTCTTTATTGCCAACTACTTGCCAATAATGTCTGAAAAGGGAAGCATAACTGGCTGGGTCTCTAGTTTCCGAAGTAAATCCGAACTATCCCGACTTACACAGGAGCTCGCACAGGTTAGACAATATTCCGAAGCATTACGTGCTCAAACACATGAGTATTCAAACAAGCTCTATATGATTTCAGGACTTATTCAGCTTCAGTCGTACCAGGAAGCGATTGATTTCATTGCCCGAGAATTTGATATTCATCAGAACCTATTGAATTTCATTAAGCAAGAAATTTCCGATGTTATGATCGGCGGGTTGTTAATCGGTAAATTTAATCAGGCAAATGAATTAAAAATCCATTTCGATATTGATCGGGAAAGTAGTTTCAAAGAAATCCCCGAAGGTATTGAACGTGACAGTCTGACGACCATAATCGGAAATCTCATTGATAATGCAATGGAAGCAGTAATGAAACCTGGAGCTAATGCAAAAAATATAAAAATTTACTTTTCTGATTTTGGAAACGATTTAATACTAGAAGTTGAAGATTCGGGAATCGGTATTTCACCGGAAATCGAAGATAAAATCTTTGAAAGAGGTTTTTCTACTAAAAAATTAGAAAATCACGGTGTTGGTCTCTTTTTAGTCCAAAAAATCATAAAAAAATTAAATGGATATATTTCATATACACCTAACCCTGACGGTGGCTCTGTTTTTACCGTTATTATCCCAAAATCATAG
- the citC gene encoding [citrate (pro-3S)-lyase] ligase, whose product MWYDIFSKQAVNLLVEEERIQLEEFLKEQNLALDPEVEYSIAFFDKGRMVATGSLGGKILKCIAVDEEYQNMGLSARLVTDLIQEACSRGRTHLFIYTKPENKNIFFDLGFYPIIEVPSKVILMENRPNGIKSYLNQLMKEKKDSISVKCDNTGTGAVVVNCNPFTLGHQYLIEYAASRCQILHVFVLEEDKSRFPSAIRYRLVREGVQHLDNVVVHQGKDYIISEATFPSYFIKEYQDIVETHALLDLEIFKRYISPSLEIQKRFVGEEPCCKVTAAYNSVMQEILPAQGIEVQVLPRLRDNGEPISASRVRELIREGRLSEVKKLVPKHTYEFLLSAEAEGIIQQIQANYKKY is encoded by the coding sequence ATGTGGTATGACATTTTTAGTAAACAAGCTGTAAACCTCCTAGTAGAAGAAGAAAGGATACAACTGGAAGAATTCTTGAAAGAGCAGAATTTAGCACTAGATCCTGAGGTTGAATATTCAATTGCCTTTTTTGACAAGGGGAGGATGGTTGCGACAGGTTCGCTCGGAGGAAAAATCTTAAAATGCATTGCTGTAGATGAAGAGTATCAGAACATGGGGTTGTCTGCTAGACTTGTCACCGATCTGATCCAGGAGGCTTGCTCAAGGGGAAGGACACATCTCTTTATCTATACGAAGCCAGAGAACAAGAATATATTTTTCGACTTGGGCTTTTACCCAATTATCGAGGTTCCGTCAAAGGTTATCCTTATGGAGAACAGGCCGAATGGGATTAAAAGCTATCTGAATCAACTTATGAAGGAGAAAAAAGATAGTATATCTGTTAAATGTGATAACACGGGTACAGGGGCTGTGGTTGTGAATTGCAATCCATTTACTTTAGGACATCAGTACCTAATTGAGTACGCAGCATCCAGATGTCAAATACTCCACGTCTTCGTTCTCGAGGAGGACAAGTCAAGATTTCCGTCAGCAATCAGATACAGGCTTGTGAGAGAAGGAGTTCAACATCTCGATAATGTGGTTGTTCATCAGGGAAAGGACTACATCATATCGGAGGCAACTTTCCCATCCTACTTTATCAAAGAATATCAGGATATTGTTGAAACTCATGCTTTGCTAGACTTAGAAATATTTAAAAGATATATTTCACCTTCACTTGAAATTCAAAAGAGATTTGTTGGTGAGGAACCGTGCTGCAAAGTCACAGCTGCATATAACTCTGTCATGCAAGAGATTCTTCCTGCTCAGGGTATAGAGGTTCAAGTACTTCCGAGGCTTAGAGATAATGGGGAGCCAATAAGTGCCTCAAGAGTTAGAGAGTTAATTCGTGAAGGAAGGCTTTCTGAAGTAAAAAAACTAGTTCCTAAACATACGTATGAATTTCTTTTATCAGCTGAGGCTGAGGGCATTATTCAACAGATTCAGGCCAATTATAAAAAATATTAA
- a CDS encoding CxxH/CxxC protein has product MIYCCEEHVELALDVIVDDYEIAPKLEKITNPDKISTTCEYCEKPAVYMVANG; this is encoded by the coding sequence ATGATTTATTGTTGCGAGGAACATGTGGAATTAGCGTTAGATGTGATCGTAGATGACTACGAAATAGCGCCTAAATTAGAGAAGATAACGAATCCGGATAAGATATCCACAACCTGTGAATATTGCGAAAAACCAGCGGTATATATGGTAGCGAACGGGTGA
- the citF gene encoding citrate lyase subunit alpha has protein sequence MFNSIGRNIPDEIFGLGTLPLFDSKLVVKNTQQSKERLRNSDRNKILDSLETAIRETGLQDGMTISFHHHFRNGDYIVNMMLNTIARMGIKDLTIASSSLSEIHSPLINHIKNGVIRRIETSGLRGELAEAISHGLMDIPVVINSHGGRARAIASGELPIDVAFLGVPSCDPAGNANGYSRDNSAASECGSLGYAKVDAQFANKVVLITDHLVEYPNTPFGIPESQVDYIVVVDSIGDPKGIMSGATRFTKNPKDLLIAQSAADVIAASGYFEEGFSLQTGSGGASLAATRFLREKMIERNIKASFALGGITGQMVDLHEEGLIKKLLDVQGFDLQAVASLKNNRFHQQIDAEYYASPDNKGSAVNQLDVTVLSALEIDLDFNVNVITGSDGVIRGASGGHCDSAAGAACSIIVAPLIRGRMPSILDRVHTVVTPGCSIDVLVTEQGIAVNPLRQDLYTNLKKANLPVVSIEELKERANQIVGIPDHIKVEDKIVGVVKYRDGSVIDVIHQVKKDSWK, from the coding sequence ATGTTTAATTCAATTGGACGAAATATACCAGACGAGATTTTCGGACTTGGAACTCTGCCACTGTTTGATTCGAAGCTGGTAGTGAAAAATACACAACAATCCAAAGAGCGCTTGAGAAATTCAGACCGAAATAAAATTCTGGATTCTCTTGAAACAGCCATAAGAGAAACTGGTTTGCAAGATGGAATGACGATTTCTTTTCATCATCACTTCCGAAATGGAGATTATATCGTTAATATGATGCTTAATACCATTGCAAGAATGGGAATAAAGGATCTTACAATAGCATCAAGCTCCCTTTCAGAAATCCATTCACCATTAATTAATCATATAAAAAATGGAGTGATTCGGAGGATTGAGACTAGCGGACTAAGAGGTGAATTAGCTGAGGCCATTTCGCACGGATTGATGGACATTCCAGTTGTCATCAATTCCCATGGCGGCAGAGCTAGGGCAATTGCCTCTGGAGAATTACCGATAGATGTTGCCTTTTTAGGTGTACCATCATGTGATCCTGCCGGAAATGCCAATGGATATTCCAGAGATAATTCAGCTGCATCTGAATGTGGTTCGTTGGGATATGCAAAGGTCGATGCCCAGTTCGCTAACAAGGTTGTTTTAATTACGGATCATTTAGTTGAATATCCTAATACACCATTTGGTATTCCTGAATCTCAGGTGGATTATATTGTCGTTGTGGATTCAATCGGCGACCCAAAAGGGATTATGTCTGGTGCAACTCGCTTTACCAAGAATCCTAAAGACCTGTTAATTGCTCAGAGTGCCGCTGATGTAATTGCTGCTTCGGGCTATTTCGAAGAAGGATTTTCGCTGCAAACTGGCTCAGGCGGAGCTTCTCTTGCAGCTACAAGATTTTTAAGAGAAAAGATGATCGAGAGAAACATCAAAGCAAGTTTTGCGTTGGGTGGAATTACTGGACAAATGGTTGACCTTCATGAGGAAGGACTGATTAAAAAGTTATTGGATGTACAGGGCTTTGATTTGCAAGCAGTTGCTTCCCTTAAAAATAATCGTTTCCACCAGCAAATTGATGCGGAGTATTATGCAAGTCCTGATAATAAAGGAAGTGCGGTAAATCAACTAGATGTAACGGTATTAAGTGCATTAGAAATTGATCTTGATTTTAATGTGAATGTTATCACAGGATCAGACGGGGTGATCCGCGGAGCTTCAGGTGGACACTGTGATTCAGCTGCAGGAGCAGCCTGCTCCATTATTGTGGCTCCACTTATCAGGGGTAGAATGCCATCCATTCTTGACCGGGTGCACACGGTCGTAACCCCGGGATGTTCGATTGATGTTCTGGTTACAGAACAAGGGATTGCTGTTAATCCTCTAAGACAGGATTTGTATACTAACCTTAAAAAGGCGAATCTGCCAGTCGTTTCCATAGAAGAGCTTAAGGAAAGAGCGAATCAAATTGTCGGCATTCCAGATCATATTAAAGTGGAAGATAAAATTGTCGGTGTGGTGAAGTATAGAGATGGCTCAGTCATTGATGTCATTCACCAAGTGAAGAAGGATTCTTGGAAATGA
- a CDS encoding metal-dependent amidase/aminoacylase/carboxypeptidase, translating to MNDKDIKEVKEFPAMSPSEDFAYYAEKFPACFFYIACSPKGVENPYFNHDPKFDIDEDALLVATKAVGQVVCSYYYLD from the coding sequence ATGAATGATAAAGATATAAAAGAAGTAAAAGAATTTCCGGCGATGTCCCCATCCGAAGACTTTGCTTATTATGCTGAAAAATTCCCTGCCTGCTTCTTTTACATCGCATGTTCACCAAAAGGGGTAGAAAATCCTTACTTCAATCATGATCCGAAATTTGATATCGATGAAGATGCGCTCCTAGTAGCCACGAAAGCGGTTGGTCAAGTTGTTTGCAGCTATTATTATTTAGACTAA
- a CDS encoding response regulator, producing the protein MAYQHQSEEISVLIIEDDVRIAEINRRLMEKVPGYQVIGIATDGQEARDQLAILRPDLVLLDIYFPDMNGLEFLEVIRQDFHETDVIMITASREISSVKEALRSGVFDFIVKPLVFERLKNSLEKYQEFHSKLKRIQKDNHNVNQEEIDELMDRQKEQLNSYLPKGIDKITLQKVTDVLNHTDEGLNAETLAKKIGVSRPTARRYLEYLLAKDQIGADLSYGEVGRPERIYKKK; encoded by the coding sequence ATGGCTTACCAACATCAAAGTGAGGAAATTTCTGTATTAATTATAGAAGATGATGTGCGAATTGCAGAAATCAACCGCCGGCTGATGGAAAAAGTTCCTGGCTACCAAGTCATTGGCATCGCCACAGATGGACAGGAGGCAAGAGATCAGTTAGCCATTCTTCGTCCCGACTTAGTGTTATTAGATATCTATTTTCCCGATATGAACGGATTGGAGTTTTTAGAGGTTATACGCCAGGACTTTCATGAAACAGATGTTATTATGATTACGGCATCTCGAGAAATTAGTTCTGTCAAAGAAGCTCTACGCAGTGGAGTTTTTGACTTTATCGTCAAACCATTAGTCTTTGAACGTTTGAAAAATTCGCTTGAAAAATATCAAGAGTTTCACAGTAAATTAAAAAGGATTCAAAAAGATAATCATAATGTAAACCAAGAAGAAATTGATGAATTAATGGATAGACAAAAAGAACAGCTTAATTCTTATCTTCCAAAAGGAATTGATAAGATTACATTACAAAAAGTGACAGATGTTTTAAATCATACGGATGAAGGTCTAAATGCTGAAACGCTTGCCAAGAAAATTGGGGTTAGTCGTCCCACTGCTCGTCGGTATTTAGAGTACCTTTTGGCAAAAGACCAAATCGGAGCAGATTTGTCTTATGGTGAGGTTGGACGGCCCGAAAGAATTTATAAAAAAAAATAG
- the citD gene encoding citrate lyase acyl carrier protein, translating into MLMLLERVKIEEVGIAGTLESSDIIIQIERNEGRGIELELKSTVENQFGKQIKGVILDTLQELGIEDALVVAKDKGALDCTIRARVRTAVGRATHQNSFPWEVK; encoded by the coding sequence ATGTTGATGTTACTAGAAAGAGTAAAAATTGAAGAAGTAGGGATTGCGGGAACTCTTGAGTCAAGCGATATCATCATCCAAATTGAAAGGAATGAAGGTAGAGGAATAGAACTTGAACTTAAAAGTACTGTTGAAAATCAATTTGGAAAACAGATTAAAGGGGTCATTTTAGATACGCTACAAGAATTAGGGATAGAGGATGCCCTTGTCGTTGCAAAAGATAAAGGGGCATTAGATTGTACGATCCGGGCCAGAGTTAGGACAGCTGTAGGCAGGGCCACCCATCAAAATTCTTTCCCATGGGAGGTAAAATAA